CTAAACCTTCGGAATCAATAGTCCTCATTTAAAAGCCATGTTTGCAAAATACCATCTGATGTGGGTTTCCTTTACATTTCCAGCCCATTCTGATATCTTTGTGCATGCAATTTGTGAATGAATTCGCTTACTAATTGTTAAGCTCGCTCTTCTAGGGTGGGACAAATTAGGGGGTTCCAAAGGGGCGTGCCCCCTTCAGTCAGCCCCGACAGGTCGGGGTGAGAAGGGGAGGCAGGGAGTCCCGATAAAATCGGGACGACCGTCGGAAGAGGGAAAGCAAAGCTGTTCCCCCTCCGAGTTTACACCCAGACCTTCTTAGGGAGGAATCATGCTATCAAAGGAAACCCAAGCCCCAGATTCACCTGAGAAAGTCAGTCCCATACTTGTTGGCATAATTTTCCTTCTTCTCATTGCCATTTTGACATTGGGAGTAATCATAGTTAAATCAGTTTTCTTTGGATCCAAAGTCCCTCAAACTGCTGCGGAGCGGGATGTATTGAAGTACGAAGCGGAGGTGAAAGCCAATCCCAGGGACGCGGAAGCCCACACCAAGCTTGGATTCGCCTACTTTCGATTGGGGAAGAATGAAGAGGCCATAAAAGAGTTAAAGAGAGCCATCAAACTCGGCCCCAAATCCGCAACGCCCCATTATTATCTTGCCCTGGTCTATCAAGCACGGGGCGAGATTAAAAAAGCGATCGACGAGCTAAATCTGGTTGTCAAACTCGACCCTAGGCATGAGCTGGCTTACTTCTGTTTAGGAAAGATACATTTTGAACAAAAAGAATACGATAAAGCGGTTGAAGCTTTCAAGAAGAGTATCGAGATAAGCCCGGTGACTGCGGATACCCATTATTATTTGGGCATGACCTATGAGAGGATGAGACAGAAGGAATTGGCTATAAGGGAATATCAAGAGGTGCTGAAATACTTGCCGGATCACGAGAAAGCCAGGCGAGCTTTAAGAAGGTTGAAAGAGGGAAAGTGATGAGGGCAAAGCATGAAAAGTGGGTATATATTCTATGGGTAACCATAGTTTTAATTCCCTTGGTCATTGCAGCCATTTACTTGGGTTCTTTGAGGGGAAAGGCTTTACATGATAAGGCAGCTGAATATGGTGGAAAAGGGGGGAAGCTCTTCAGGGAGGGTAGGTTAAAGGAGGCTTCGGAAGCCTTTAAAAAGGCGTTGGAGCTCAATCCCAAGGACGCCGGAATACATTATCAATTGGCCATGACCTATGAAAACATGGGGAAGACAAACCTGGCAATCAAACATTATAAAAAGACCATCCAGTTGATGCCCAAGGCACCTGAACCGCACTATAATTTAGCCGCAATGTATAAATCCCGGAATGAATTGGACAAAGCCATCAAAGAACTAAAGATCGCCATCGATCTTAACCCCAAATTTATAGGTGCATACTTAACCCTGGCTGAGTGTCTTATCTTAAAGGAAAACCTCGACCAAGCCGAAAAATACTATAGAGAGGTCCTGTCGAGTGGTAAGCAAAAGTTTGATCTCGTCGAGGCACATAATGGGTTGGCGAAGATTCATATAAAGAGGGGGATGATCGACGCGGCGATAGTAGAGTGGAAAAAAACGCTGAAATTGGATCCGGAAAATGAAGAAGCACGACGGGGGATCAAAGAACATGGAGGGGATTAGAAAGGAGTTATTTAGATTTGAATCGCGAGCAATCCCAAAAAGCGCCTCAAGAGCGCGAAGCACCGAAGATAAGTACCATATTATTAATCTTATTGCTGGTCTTAGTCATGGCCTTTACCTTATATTTTCTTTTTGTTTTCCTGAGGAGACCACCGAAACCCGTTGCTCCACTTGCCGTCAAGTTATGCCTTTCATGCCATACCGAGTTAAAAGCGAAGCTAAAGCTGGATTACACGCATCTGATCTTTAAGCGGGGAGAATGCATCGTTTGCCACATTCCTCACAATAAAATCAAGAAAACAAAACTTAGAGCGGCGAGGAAAGAGCTTTGCCTTGGCTGTCATCAACCAATCGCTCAGAAGCTGGGCAAACTGTATACGCATCTTCCCGTGACCAAGGGCTTCTGTACCGACTGTCACGATCCCCACGCATCTTGCCATAGGTATATTTTGAGAGAGTCTTCCCAAAAGATTTGTACCGCTTGCCATCCCATATTTCGCGATCTTAAGTTGGCTCAGGTTCATCCACCTTATGAAAAAGGCTATTGCGCCGACTGCCACGATGCTCATGGCTCGGATCATAAAGTTATGCTGATCATGGCGCAAAATCCTTTATGCTTCATGTGTCACCCCACAATCGCTCCGGATATTTTAAAACCAGTTCAGCACCCACCATATTTCAATGGTGAATGCACTGAATGTCATCATCCTCACGCTTCGAACATTAAACCTCTACTTCTGGCTGCTGAGCCCGATGTTTGCTATTTCTGTCATGGGGATATCGCAGAAGAGGTGCAAAAGCCATCTCATCACCCCATTGGTCTCACAATTGTGTGCCACGATTGCCACTCCCCTCACGGTTCCTATTTTTCGAATCTCACGCTCGCCTCCGGCAATGACTTATGCTATTTATGCCATCCGGATATTGAGACAAATTATGTGACCTGTGCCCATAACTTCGTCAGCCAGAGAAGGAAAGAGGGTTTTTGCACGAATTGTCATATGGCCCATGGTTCTGACTTTGAGCCTTTATTACTTTACGAATCCATCACCCTTTGTAAATCCTGTCACCCCTTAGGTCCACATCGGTGGAGCGACCATCCCTATGGCAATGGCTATATGGATCCACGGAGGGAAACACGACTTACTTGTGCCAGTACCTGTCATAATCCCCATGGAACAGGTAGGGTGGCTATGGTTCGCTGGTACCCGGATGAGCTTTGTTTGATCTGTCATTCCTGGAGAGAACTACCTTAATGAAGTAGCGGCAGCGCGGGTCTGCCTGCCGGTAGGCAGGGGGCTCGTCCCCGCTAAAGATCTTTTGTGGGCGGATAAAACCCGCTCCTACACTTTGTCTCTCATAGGGATTTTGTCCCCTAGAAACAGACCTAAGGTCTGTTAAGTTTGTTAAGGTAACGTCTAAAGACCTGTTTGTACAATAGATTATTTTTGCTATAATTTCCCTAAATGTAGCGCGGGGGCTCGTCCCCTGCAAAGTGGTGCTTCAAATTCAATATTGGAGGAAGCATTGAAGAAGCGACATTTTTTAATCATCGTCCTCGTCATTTTGCTTTTGATTTTGGCTGCTCTTTTCTATCTTTACCTCACTCTCGTCCGTCCCTCTCAAAGGGTTGTAACTCCAGAAATAAAGGGAATCGAACATCTATTTTCCATATATGGATATGGAGATAAGCCCGATCAACTCCTTTCAAGACCCCATGGTGTAGCCGTGGATAGAAAAGGAAATATTTATATATCCGATCAGAAGAATGACCGGATTTTGGTCTTCGACGAGAAGGGGAAGTTCTTATTTAAGTTTGGGAAGAAGGGGGAAGGCCTTGGAGAGTTTACTGCTCCTATGGGCATAGCGGTGAGCCCCAAAGGGCGCATCTATGTCACGGATAGATTACAAAGCAAGGTCTTCATCTTCGATTCCAAGGGAAAATTCATCAAAGAATTCCGAGTAATGATGCCCTTAATTCCCAGAATTGCTCACAATAAGCTTTATCTTACCACTTATGGTCACGTCATAATCTATGATCTTGATGGTAATGAGCTGGCAAAATGGGGGAGGAGAGGGAGGGACAAAGG
This sequence is a window from Actinomycetota bacterium. Protein-coding genes within it:
- a CDS encoding tetratricopeptide repeat protein; the encoded protein is MRAKHEKWVYILWVTIVLIPLVIAAIYLGSLRGKALHDKAAEYGGKGGKLFREGRLKEASEAFKKALELNPKDAGIHYQLAMTYENMGKTNLAIKHYKKTIQLMPKAPEPHYNLAAMYKSRNELDKAIKELKIAIDLNPKFIGAYLTLAECLILKENLDQAEKYYREVLSSGKQKFDLVEAHNGLAKIHIKRGMIDAAIVEWKKTLKLDPENEEARRGIKEHGGD
- a CDS encoding tetratricopeptide repeat protein, with product MLSKETQAPDSPEKVSPILVGIIFLLLIAILTLGVIIVKSVFFGSKVPQTAAERDVLKYEAEVKANPRDAEAHTKLGFAYFRLGKNEEAIKELKRAIKLGPKSATPHYYLALVYQARGEIKKAIDELNLVVKLDPRHELAYFCLGKIHFEQKEYDKAVEAFKKSIEISPVTADTHYYLGMTYERMRQKELAIREYQEVLKYLPDHEKARRALRRLKEGK
- a CDS encoding 6-bladed beta-propeller is translated as MKKRHFLIIVLVILLLILAALFYLYLTLVRPSQRVVTPEIKGIEHLFSIYGYGDKPDQLLSRPHGVAVDRKGNIYISDQKNDRILVFDEKGKFLFKFGKKGEGLGEFTAPMGIAVSPKGRIYVTDRLQSKVFIFDSKGKFIKEFRVMMPLIPRIAHNKLYLTTYGHVIIYDLDGNELAKWGRRGRDKGEFDFPNGIAIGKEGNVYVSDSNNLRLQALDKDGEVLWVVGKPSKDIWALERRFGLPAGLAIDEDQRLYLVDAFHYSIRVLTNKGKELANLGGELGDKPGQFYYAADIAYAGDGVFIVSDKYNDRVQVVRVTVE
- a CDS encoding cytochrome c3 family protein — translated: MNREQSQKAPQEREAPKISTILLILLLVLVMAFTLYFLFVFLRRPPKPVAPLAVKLCLSCHTELKAKLKLDYTHLIFKRGECIVCHIPHNKIKKTKLRAARKELCLGCHQPIAQKLGKLYTHLPVTKGFCTDCHDPHASCHRYILRESSQKICTACHPIFRDLKLAQVHPPYEKGYCADCHDAHGSDHKVMLIMAQNPLCFMCHPTIAPDILKPVQHPPYFNGECTECHHPHASNIKPLLLAAEPDVCYFCHGDIAEEVQKPSHHPIGLTIVCHDCHSPHGSYFSNLTLASGNDLCYLCHPDIETNYVTCAHNFVSQRRKEGFCTNCHMAHGSDFEPLLLYESITLCKSCHPLGPHRWSDHPYGNGYMDPRRETRLTCASTCHNPHGTGRVAMVRWYPDELCLICHSWRELP